One region of Natronorubrum aibiense genomic DNA includes:
- a CDS encoding NADP-dependent malic enzyme, with amino-acid sequence MGLDEDSLEYHRTDPPGKIEISTTKPTNTQRDLSLAYSPGVAAPCLEIDEDETDAYTYTAKGNLVGVVSNGSAVLGLGDIGAQASKPVMEGKGVLFKRFADIDVFDIELDEADPDKLVEAVKMMEPTFGGVNLEDIKAPECFTVEERLREELDIPVFHDDQHGTAIISGAALLNAADIAGKNLEDLEITFSGAGASAIATARFYVSLGCKKENITMCDSSGIITEERAKSGDVNEYKQQFARDVPEGSLADAMEGADVFVGLSAGGIVSQEMVASMGDNPIIFAMANPDPEIGYEEAKAARDDDVIMATGRSDYPNQVNNVLGFPFIFRGALDVRATEINEEMKVACAEALADLARQDVPDAVVKAYGDDPLQYGPDYIIPKPVDPRVLFRVAPSIAEAAMESGAARTEIDLEAYEEELEARLGKSREMMRVVLNKAKSDPKTVALAEGENEKMIRAAYQIQEQGIALPVLIGDESEIRQTAANLGLDFDPQVADPSAGDYEAYADRLHELRSRKGITRTEAGELIERDSNYFGSVMVEQGDADALLTGLSHHYPSALRPPLQVIGTDEDVDYAAGVYMLTFKNRVIFVADATVNQDPDEEVLAEVTKQTGKLARRFNVEPRAALLSYSNFGSVDNEGTRKPRKAAAMLQDDPEIDFPVDGEMQADTAVVEDILEGTYGFSELEEPANVLVFPNLESGNIGYKLLQRLGGADAIGPMLVGMDKPVHVLQRGDEVKDIVNLAGVAVVDAQKE; translated from the coding sequence ATGGGACTAGACGAGGATTCACTGGAATACCATCGCACGGATCCACCAGGAAAGATCGAGATTTCGACCACGAAACCGACGAATACGCAGCGTGACCTCTCGCTTGCATACTCACCCGGCGTCGCTGCGCCGTGTTTAGAGATCGACGAAGACGAGACCGATGCCTACACCTATACTGCCAAGGGCAATCTCGTCGGCGTCGTCTCGAACGGATCTGCGGTCCTCGGACTCGGAGATATCGGTGCGCAGGCTTCCAAGCCGGTCATGGAGGGGAAAGGCGTCCTGTTCAAGCGCTTCGCCGACATCGATGTCTTCGATATCGAACTCGACGAGGCCGACCCCGACAAACTCGTCGAGGCCGTCAAGATGATGGAACCGACGTTCGGCGGCGTCAATCTCGAGGACATCAAAGCCCCCGAGTGTTTCACCGTCGAGGAACGCCTGCGCGAAGAACTCGACATCCCGGTTTTCCACGACGACCAACACGGCACCGCGATCATCTCCGGTGCGGCGCTGTTGAACGCCGCCGACATCGCGGGCAAGAATCTCGAGGACCTCGAGATCACCTTCTCCGGTGCCGGAGCGAGCGCGATCGCGACGGCCCGGTTCTACGTCTCGCTCGGGTGTAAGAAAGAGAACATCACGATGTGTGACTCCTCGGGGATCATCACCGAAGAGCGCGCGAAATCGGGTGATGTCAACGAGTACAAACAGCAGTTCGCCCGTGACGTCCCCGAGGGCAGTCTCGCGGACGCGATGGAAGGGGCCGACGTCTTCGTCGGCCTCTCGGCCGGCGGCATCGTCAGCCAAGAGATGGTCGCCTCGATGGGCGACAACCCGATCATCTTCGCGATGGCCAACCCCGATCCGGAGATCGGCTACGAGGAGGCCAAAGCGGCCCGCGACGACGACGTCATCATGGCGACCGGCCGCTCTGACTACCCGAACCAGGTCAACAACGTCCTCGGGTTCCCCTTCATCTTCCGTGGCGCACTCGACGTGCGCGCGACCGAGATCAACGAGGAGATGAAAGTCGCCTGCGCTGAAGCGCTGGCCGATCTCGCACGTCAGGACGTTCCCGACGCGGTCGTCAAGGCCTACGGCGATGACCCACTGCAGTACGGCCCCGATTACATCATCCCGAAGCCGGTCGACCCCCGTGTGCTCTTCCGCGTCGCCCCATCGATCGCCGAAGCTGCGATGGAATCCGGCGCAGCTCGGACCGAGATCGACCTCGAGGCCTACGAGGAGGAACTCGAGGCTCGCCTCGGCAAATCCCGGGAGATGATGCGCGTCGTCCTCAACAAGGCGAAAAGCGACCCCAAGACGGTCGCGCTCGCGGAGGGCGAAAATGAGAAGATGATCCGCGCGGCCTACCAGATCCAAGAGCAGGGCATCGCGCTGCCGGTCCTCATCGGCGACGAGAGCGAGATTCGGCAGACGGCGGCGAACCTCGGACTCGACTTCGATCCGCAGGTTGCGGACCCATCCGCCGGCGACTACGAGGCCTACGCCGACCGCCTGCACGAACTCCGTTCGCGAAAGGGCATCACGCGGACCGAAGCGGGCGAACTCATCGAACGCGACTCGAACTACTTCGGGAGCGTGATGGTCGAACAGGGCGACGCTGACGCGCTCCTGACCGGACTGTCCCATCACTACCCCTCGGCGCTGCGTCCGCCACTGCAGGTGATCGGCACCGACGAGGATGTCGATTACGCCGCTGGCGTCTACATGCTCACGTTCAAGAATCGCGTGATTTTCGTGGCCGACGCGACGGTCAATCAGGATCCCGACGAGGAAGTCCTCGCGGAAGTCACGAAGCAGACGGGGAAACTCGCCCGCCGGTTCAACGTCGAACCGCGCGCTGCGTTGCTGTCGTACTCGAACTTCGGCAGCGTCGACAACGAAGGCACCCGCAAGCCGCGCAAGGCTGCGGCCATGCTACAGGACGACCCCGAGATTGACTTCCCCGTCGACGGCGAAATGCAGGCCGACACGGCCGTCGTCGAGGATATCCTCGAGGGCACGTACGGCTTCTCCGAACTCGAGGAGCCGGCGAACGTGCTCGTCTTCCCGAACCTCGAGTCGGGCAACATCGGCTACAAGCTGCTCCAGCGACTCGGCGGTGCGGACGCCATCGGCCCGATGCTGGTCGGTATGGACAAGCCGGTGCACGTCCTCCAGCGTGGCGACGAGGTCAAAGACATCGTCAACCTGGCGGGTGTGGCAGTCGTCGACGCCCAGAAGGAGTAA
- a CDS encoding 30S ribosomal protein S8e, which yields MQDQGRSTRKRTGGRLKNVRKRRKDELGRLPTETQVGEPRFRVVDARGNSTKVRALATNVASVNKGGETVSADIEDVVENDANPNYVRRNIITKGAVIETSEGQARVTSRPGQTGQVNAVLLE from the coding sequence ATGCAAGACCAGGGACGCTCTACGCGAAAGCGAACCGGTGGCCGACTGAAGAACGTACGCAAACGCCGTAAAGACGAACTCGGTCGCCTGCCAACCGAAACGCAGGTCGGCGAACCACGCTTCCGCGTCGTCGACGCCCGCGGCAACAGCACGAAAGTTCGCGCGCTCGCCACGAACGTCGCGAGCGTCAACAAAGGCGGCGAGACGGTGTCGGCAGACATCGAAGACGTCGTCGAGAACGACGCCAACCCGAACTACGTTCGCCGAAACATCATCACGAAAGGCGCCGTCATCGAGACGTCCGAAGGACAGGCACGCGTCACGTCCCGTCCCGGCCAGACCGGACAGGTCAACGCCGTTCTCCTCGAGTAA
- a CDS encoding b(o/a)3-type cytochrome-c oxidase subunit 1 translates to MSNAYIDKFPAEAKVVKTVFFSSFLALALGGVFGIIQTLHRTDVYRFIDPADYYTVLTAHGVFMVITFTIFFLVGVFTWAVTTSLDRGVEDIRFTWSWVALMSIGTVMAGVAILAGFVDSIDMSASVLFTFYAPLQAHPLFYLGLVLFVVGTWVAGADWFRSWWAWKKENPDERIPLPTFMVLTTMLMWYIATMGVATSILVFLLPWSLGWIETVNPLLTRTLFWFFGHPVVYFWLMPAYLLWYTMLPKFAGGKLFSDPLARVGFVLFLLLSTPVGIHHQYLDPGIAEGFKFIAMTNTMFLLLPSLLTAFTVVASMEHGARQRGGTGYFGWLRALPWRDPVFAGMALAGLLFAAAGFSGMVNAGMNINYLVHNSLWVVGHFHLTVGTAVALTFMAVSYWFIPQVTGKELWNRSVALVQVVLWFIGMTFMTNSMHRAGLIGMPRRTAEPQYTGFEFETAVGSVGELNGQIALGGVLLTLSLVLFFANIIGTTLNGRSTNLPDNGYAEALSGSDDAPKVLDNLKLWTAIAVVLVVFAYSLPLLSIIERGGLFGPDINPFPVSLESVRFLAFAVDHLGTAALESAGDLAHTALSGVMN, encoded by the coding sequence ATGAGTAACGCGTATATCGACAAGTTCCCTGCGGAAGCGAAAGTTGTCAAGACGGTATTCTTCAGTTCCTTCCTCGCGCTCGCGCTTGGAGGCGTGTTCGGGATCATTCAGACGCTTCACCGAACGGACGTCTATCGGTTTATCGATCCGGCGGATTACTACACCGTCCTCACTGCTCACGGTGTGTTCATGGTGATTACGTTCACGATCTTCTTCCTCGTGGGCGTGTTCACGTGGGCTGTGACGACGAGTCTCGACAGGGGCGTCGAGGATATCCGGTTCACTTGGAGTTGGGTCGCTCTGATGTCGATCGGGACGGTGATGGCCGGTGTGGCCATTCTCGCCGGATTCGTCGACTCGATCGACATGAGCGCTTCAGTGCTGTTTACGTTCTACGCACCGTTGCAGGCCCATCCGCTGTTTTACCTCGGTCTGGTCCTGTTCGTCGTCGGCACGTGGGTCGCCGGCGCTGACTGGTTCCGTTCCTGGTGGGCATGGAAGAAAGAGAACCCTGACGAGCGGATTCCGCTCCCGACGTTCATGGTGTTGACGACGATGCTCATGTGGTACATCGCCACGATGGGCGTTGCTACGTCGATCCTCGTCTTCTTGCTGCCGTGGTCGCTCGGCTGGATCGAGACCGTCAATCCGCTGCTTACCAGAACGCTGTTCTGGTTCTTCGGTCACCCAGTCGTGTACTTCTGGCTGATGCCGGCGTACCTGCTGTGGTACACGATGCTCCCGAAGTTCGCCGGTGGCAAACTGTTCAGTGACCCGCTGGCTCGCGTCGGGTTTGTCCTGTTCCTGTTGCTGTCGACGCCAGTCGGGATCCACCACCAGTATCTCGACCCCGGCATCGCAGAAGGGTTCAAGTTCATCGCGATGACGAACACGATGTTCCTGTTGTTGCCCAGCCTGCTGACAGCGTTTACCGTCGTCGCCAGCATGGAACACGGTGCCCGCCAGCGCGGCGGCACGGGCTACTTCGGGTGGCTCAGAGCCCTCCCGTGGCGTGATCCCGTTTTCGCCGGGATGGCACTCGCTGGCCTGCTTTTCGCCGCTGCCGGCTTCTCGGGCATGGTCAACGCCGGGATGAACATCAACTACCTCGTCCACAACTCCCTGTGGGTCGTCGGTCACTTCCACCTCACCGTCGGCACTGCTGTCGCGCTGACGTTCATGGCCGTTTCCTACTGGTTCATCCCACAGGTGACGGGCAAGGAGCTCTGGAACCGCTCGGTCGCACTGGTTCAGGTCGTCCTCTGGTTCATCGGGATGACGTTCATGACGAACTCGATGCACCGCGCCGGGCTGATCGGCATGCCCCGCCGGACGGCCGAACCGCAGTACACCGGCTTCGAGTTCGAAACCGCAGTCGGCTCCGTCGGTGAACTCAACGGCCAGATTGCGCTGGGTGGCGTGTTGCTCACCCTCTCACTCGTGTTGTTCTTCGCCAACATCATCGGAACGACACTCAACGGCCGAAGCACGAACCTTCCGGACAACGGCTACGCCGAAGCACTGTCCGGCTCCGACGACGCACCGAAGGTGCTCGACAACCTCAAACTCTGGACCGCGATTGCGGTCGTACTCGTGGTCTTCGCGTACTCGCTCCCACTGCTGAGTATCATCGAGCGCGGTGGCCTCTTCGGCCCCGATATCAACCCGTTCCCGGTTAGCCTCGAGTCGGTGCGGTTCCTCGCCTTTGCCGTCGACCACCTCGGAACCGCCGCACTCGAGTCGGCCGGCGACCTCGCACACACTGCGCTCTCGGGGGTGATGAACTAA
- a CDS encoding CbaC protein → MRISKAGLLVVLAFLAPVLVELRTVLAWANIELGVLETVALGSVIIAAILVWAFLPEGGDDEASDRDVSNSDL, encoded by the coding sequence ATGCGCATCTCGAAAGCCGGACTGTTGGTCGTGCTGGCGTTTCTCGCACCCGTCCTCGTCGAGTTACGGACGGTGCTCGCCTGGGCGAACATCGAGTTAGGCGTCCTCGAGACGGTCGCACTTGGTAGCGTCATTATCGCCGCGATCCTCGTCTGGGCGTTCCTGCCCGAAGGCGGTGACGACGAGGCGTCCGACCGCGACGTGTCGAACTCGGACCTGTAA
- the dacZ gene encoding diadenylate cyclase DacZ, whose product MAGLDDVFGDLYRSVDAVVLFSPSGSYYERFADIEDLDLIVIGTENTVGAETFVELPLAFDDIRDRIRFGLEGALEQGLIEDGDELVCATSVFSDGIDTVSRVRADAETHTGIYDLFVKSRAEPEVVKAVLELAIELGKKGQKGKPVGALFVVGDAGKVMNKSRPLSYNPFEKSHVHVGDPIVNVMLKEFSRLDGAFIISDAGKIVSAYRYLEPSAEGVDIPKGLGARHMAGGAITRDTNAITIVLSESDGLVRAFKAGELILEVDPEAY is encoded by the coding sequence ATGGCCGGGTTAGACGACGTGTTCGGGGATCTCTATCGGAGTGTCGATGCGGTCGTCCTCTTTTCGCCGAGCGGCTCGTACTACGAGCGCTTCGCGGACATCGAGGATCTCGATCTGATCGTCATCGGAACGGAAAACACCGTCGGCGCGGAGACGTTCGTCGAGTTGCCACTCGCATTCGACGACATCCGAGACCGAATCCGATTCGGCCTCGAGGGCGCCTTAGAACAGGGATTGATCGAAGACGGTGACGAACTCGTCTGTGCGACGAGCGTCTTCAGTGACGGAATCGATACAGTCTCACGAGTCCGTGCGGACGCCGAAACGCACACGGGAATCTACGATCTGTTCGTCAAGTCCCGTGCGGAGCCGGAAGTGGTCAAGGCAGTCCTCGAACTAGCGATCGAACTCGGGAAGAAAGGCCAGAAAGGCAAGCCCGTGGGCGCACTGTTCGTCGTCGGTGATGCGGGGAAGGTGATGAACAAGTCCCGGCCGCTATCGTACAACCCCTTCGAGAAATCCCACGTTCACGTCGGCGATCCGATCGTGAACGTCATGCTGAAGGAGTTCTCCCGACTCGACGGCGCATTCATCATCTCCGATGCGGGCAAGATCGTCTCGGCGTACCGATACCTCGAGCCGTCCGCCGAAGGGGTCGACATCCCGAAAGGGCTGGGCGCACGCCACATGGCCGGCGGGGCGATCACGCGTGATACGAACGCGATCACGATCGTGCTCTCCGAAAGCGATGGCCTCGTTCGGGCGTTCAAAGCCGGCGAGCTCATTCTGGAGGTCGATCCGGAGGCGTACTGA
- a CDS encoding mechanosensitive ion channel family protein: MNWQTLIDEPAVIAAAVLVLGLVVGYLVGRLNEELLSASGVPEAVEGTPFERTAQSIGTSTVKIVARLSSWFIYGIAVLTAIHIAQLLDTDAFWLRVTEFIPQVFIAVLVLILGFIIADKAELVVGEYLRGVKLPEVSILPKLIKYSVLYVAFIISLGQIGVHVLALLILLTVYAVGIIVVGTVAFKEFLVSSAAGIYLLLNQPYGIGDRVRVGDQTGIVQEVDLFVTKIEDDSEEYIVPNRKVFENGIVRIRE, from the coding sequence ATGAACTGGCAGACCCTCATCGACGAACCGGCCGTCATCGCGGCAGCGGTGTTGGTGCTCGGACTCGTCGTCGGCTATCTGGTCGGGCGACTCAACGAGGAACTCCTGTCCGCGTCTGGGGTTCCCGAAGCCGTCGAGGGAACGCCGTTCGAGCGGACCGCTCAGTCGATCGGGACGTCGACGGTCAAGATCGTCGCCCGACTGAGTTCGTGGTTCATCTACGGCATCGCCGTACTGACGGCGATTCACATCGCCCAGTTGCTCGATACCGATGCCTTCTGGCTGCGCGTAACTGAGTTTATCCCTCAAGTATTTATCGCCGTTCTCGTGCTTATTCTGGGCTTTATCATCGCCGACAAGGCGGAACTTGTCGTCGGCGAGTATCTCCGTGGCGTCAAACTCCCCGAGGTCTCGATTCTACCGAAACTGATCAAATACTCCGTGCTGTACGTGGCGTTCATCATTTCGCTGGGCCAGATCGGTGTGCACGTACTGGCGCTGTTGATCCTGCTTACGGTGTACGCCGTCGGGATCATCGTCGTCGGCACCGTCGCGTTCAAGGAGTTCCTCGTCTCGAGTGCAGCCGGGATCTACCTGCTGCTCAATCAGCCCTACGGGATCGGTGATCGAGTCCGCGTTGGCGACCAGACGGGGATCGTTCAGGAAGTCGATCTGTTCGTGACGAAGATCGAAGACGATTCCGAGGAGTACATCGTGCCGAACCGGAAAGTGTTCGAGAACGGTATCGTTCGGATTCGAGAGTAG
- a CDS encoding transcription initiation factor IIB family protein, producing MHSARDRIEYEQWLEELEVVAERLELSTEARSCAIDLFLADVPEDDRSKRAVLAASVYAGSLVAGDGRTQGTVAEAADVSRLSIQSRWKDLLEQAGLEPPRW from the coding sequence ATGCACAGCGCCCGGGACCGAATCGAGTACGAACAGTGGCTCGAGGAACTCGAGGTTGTCGCCGAGCGACTCGAATTATCGACTGAGGCGCGGTCGTGTGCGATAGACCTCTTTCTTGCCGATGTCCCCGAAGACGACCGGTCGAAACGAGCAGTGCTCGCGGCGAGTGTGTACGCCGGGTCGCTCGTCGCCGGCGACGGTCGAACACAGGGGACAGTTGCCGAGGCCGCCGACGTATCGCGGCTCTCGATCCAGTCGCGCTGGAAGGACCTGCTCGAGCAGGCCGGACTCGAGCCACCACGCTGGTAG
- a CDS encoding phosphopantetheine adenylyltransferase has translation MDVALGGTFDPVHDGHRRLFERAFELGDVTVGLTSDDLAPKTRHVERRVRSFDERKARLEDELEPLAAEQDREFEIRRLDEPTGIATEPQFDYLVVSPETRDGGKRINEIRRERGYDPLDVVVVPHMLADDGDIISSTRIVHGEIDEHGTVLEDESDDTEDTDDA, from the coding sequence ATGGACGTCGCGCTTGGTGGGACGTTCGACCCCGTCCACGATGGCCATCGCCGGCTGTTCGAACGGGCGTTCGAACTCGGGGACGTGACTGTGGGACTGACAAGTGACGACCTCGCACCGAAGACACGACACGTCGAACGGCGCGTGAGATCGTTCGACGAACGCAAAGCACGGCTCGAGGACGAACTCGAGCCACTCGCCGCCGAACAGGACCGCGAGTTCGAGATCCGACGGCTCGACGAACCGACGGGTATCGCGACCGAGCCGCAGTTCGACTATCTGGTCGTCTCACCCGAAACCCGCGACGGTGGCAAGCGGATCAACGAGATTCGACGCGAACGGGGCTACGATCCGCTCGACGTCGTCGTCGTTCCGCACATGCTTGCCGACGACGGCGACATCATCTCGAGTACTCGAATCGTCCACGGCGAGATCGACGAACACGGAACTGTCCTCGAGGACGAGAGTGACGACACCGAGGATACAGACGACGCCTAA
- a CDS encoding outer membrane protein assembly factor BamB family protein has translation MQPTKQSGTAGRTREPNAMPSRRQLLRLTGAGTVTGLAGCVELPRADVESVAPVTTTCTDVDPVDSVSEYATHPDDDVSLFQRGLRRLGYYPDEVVPASVRVDWSFPINRVGHTAAKASPVPTPDGETIVFAGDDGRVYARAPTGEQRWSVQTDATGLGFHGSAAIVDGTAYIGGYDGDLYALDIETGNMVWRTRSADLEGTLAIGSSPAYYDGVLYVIAEYGSPSSGALWAIDPETGEPIWSDDRVWGQAHPSPTIDLETGRILAGSNDGVVYCWEFPSLEFAWSFQADANGEEREGGAFRAGAEIKGTVAAHDGFGYVGSWDDTFYCLDLEDGTLEWAFETDGSIMSNPAVDVDADVVYMGSDDDYVYALEADSGDELWSANVGGRVIGALTVTAGTVLVGSYDSSLYALDKETGDRCWRVENRGRVTSAPVPVDGRIYYAERGVFSNYYDDDRETRLQEPGHAYCLVEGE, from the coding sequence ATGCAGCCGACGAAGCAGTCCGGCACGGCCGGGCGCACTCGAGAACCGAACGCGATGCCATCCCGACGACAGCTCCTCCGACTGACTGGCGCAGGTACGGTCACTGGGCTCGCCGGCTGTGTCGAGTTGCCGAGAGCGGACGTCGAGAGTGTTGCCCCAGTTACCACGACCTGTACCGATGTGGACCCGGTCGACTCCGTCTCCGAGTACGCGACCCATCCTGACGACGACGTGTCGCTGTTCCAGCGCGGACTGCGTCGGCTCGGCTACTACCCCGACGAAGTCGTGCCGGCGTCGGTGCGCGTTGACTGGTCGTTCCCGATCAACCGTGTCGGCCATACCGCGGCCAAAGCCAGTCCCGTGCCGACGCCCGATGGGGAGACGATCGTTTTCGCGGGCGACGATGGCCGAGTCTACGCGCGTGCGCCAACGGGCGAGCAACGCTGGTCGGTCCAGACCGACGCGACGGGCCTTGGATTTCACGGCTCGGCAGCTATCGTCGACGGCACCGCCTACATCGGCGGCTACGACGGCGACCTCTACGCACTCGATATCGAGACCGGCAACATGGTCTGGCGAACCCGATCGGCCGATCTCGAGGGGACGCTCGCGATCGGGTCGAGTCCCGCCTACTACGACGGGGTACTATACGTCATCGCCGAGTACGGCTCGCCATCCTCCGGGGCGCTGTGGGCGATCGATCCCGAGACCGGCGAGCCGATCTGGAGCGACGACCGCGTGTGGGGCCAGGCTCATCCGTCGCCGACGATCGACCTCGAGACCGGACGGATCCTCGCCGGGTCGAACGACGGCGTCGTCTACTGCTGGGAGTTCCCATCGCTCGAGTTCGCGTGGTCGTTCCAGGCCGATGCGAACGGCGAGGAACGGGAAGGCGGCGCGTTCCGCGCCGGTGCCGAGATCAAAGGCACCGTCGCCGCCCACGACGGGTTCGGGTACGTCGGGAGCTGGGACGACACCTTCTATTGTCTCGACCTTGAGGACGGCACGCTCGAGTGGGCGTTCGAGACCGACGGCTCGATCATGTCGAATCCAGCCGTCGACGTCGACGCGGACGTCGTCTACATGGGAAGCGACGACGACTACGTCTACGCACTCGAGGCCGATTCCGGCGACGAACTGTGGTCGGCGAACGTCGGCGGTCGCGTCATCGGCGCACTGACCGTTACTGCGGGGACGGTGCTCGTCGGCTCGTACGATTCGTCTCTGTACGCGCTCGATAAGGAGACCGGCGACCGGTGTTGGCGGGTCGAAAACCGGGGCCGCGTCACGAGCGCCCCAGTGCCCGTCGATGGGCGGATCTATTATGCGGAACGAGGTGTGTTTTCGAACTACTACGACGACGACCGGGAGACGAGACTCCAAGAACCGGGTCACGCGTACTGTCTGGTCGAAGGGGAGTAG
- a CDS encoding phosphate uptake regulator PhoU gives METRKVQVTGGSTYTVSLPKSWATANDVSAGTIVEFYPESDSLLLTPQRESDRQEGTLEITDLEGERLTRAVMTMYVSGFDIIRLEASRITTDQRSAIRNATQSLVGVEVLSETTDTVVIQDLLDSSELSIVNAVSRMRLIASSMLEDAVIALSENDDDIAADVIDRDDDVDRLWLVVSRIFRATLRSPRAAEELGVPREDCFDYHSSARQLERVADHAAKISNLALKLDDIPEAVADALIDLHADASDVLEKSMDALVADDTEEANRLGHAAREAVLEIDEHTRMIDDMLRELDPVQAQSLGLIVDSLSRSADYGGNIAETALQKAAPRP, from the coding sequence ATGGAGACGCGAAAGGTTCAGGTAACGGGTGGCTCTACGTATACCGTTTCGCTCCCGAAATCCTGGGCGACTGCGAACGACGTCAGTGCCGGGACGATCGTGGAGTTCTACCCCGAGTCAGATTCGCTGCTGTTGACGCCACAGCGCGAATCCGATCGGCAGGAGGGAACGCTCGAGATTACGGATCTCGAGGGCGAACGACTCACTCGAGCCGTGATGACGATGTACGTCAGCGGCTTCGACATCATCCGACTCGAAGCCAGCCGCATTACGACCGACCAGCGCAGTGCGATCCGGAACGCGACGCAGAGCCTCGTCGGCGTCGAAGTGCTCTCGGAGACGACCGACACCGTCGTGATCCAGGACCTCCTCGACTCCTCGGAGCTGTCGATCGTCAACGCCGTCTCGCGGATGCGGCTGATCGCCAGTTCGATGCTCGAGGACGCCGTCATCGCGCTGAGCGAAAACGACGATGACATTGCCGCGGACGTCATCGACCGCGACGACGACGTCGACCGGCTCTGGCTGGTCGTTTCGCGGATTTTCCGTGCGACGCTTCGATCCCCCCGTGCGGCCGAGGAACTCGGCGTCCCCAGAGAGGACTGCTTCGACTACCACTCGAGCGCCCGCCAACTCGAACGGGTTGCCGACCACGCGGCCAAGATCAGCAACCTCGCGCTCAAACTCGACGACATTCCCGAGGCCGTCGCCGACGCCCTCATCGATCTGCACGCGGACGCCTCGGACGTGCTCGAAAAATCGATGGACGCGCTGGTCGCCGACGACACCGAGGAGGCGAACCGACTGGGACACGCCGCCCGCGAGGCCGTCCTCGAGATCGACGAGCACACCCGGATGATCGACGACATGCTCCGCGAACTCGATCCCGTGCAGGCCCAGTCGCTCGGCCTGATCGTCGACTCGCTCTCCCGCAGTGCCGACTACGGCGGGAACATCGCCGAGACGGCGCTCCAGAAGGCCGCCCCGCGGCCGTAG
- a CDS encoding nucleoside phosphorylase, with the protein MTGDSENPNADVQYHLEVGPDDVAETVLLPGNPDRIPTIVAHWDDYEIQAHHREYRTATGTYEGTPISVTSTGIGSPSAAIAVEELARVGCETFIRVGSCGAIQPEMAVGDLVITTGAVRQEGTSDEYVREDYPATADHEVVSALVAAAERLGYDYHTGVTMSADSFYAGQGRPGFEGFEAAGSADLVDQLKAANVKNIEMEASAILTLASVYGLRAGAVCTVYANRETGEFRTEGESRAAETATLATQLLAKMDAVKRDAGVDRWHAGLSLEE; encoded by the coding sequence ATGACCGGCGACAGCGAAAACCCGAACGCAGACGTACAGTACCATCTCGAGGTCGGTCCCGACGACGTCGCAGAGACCGTTCTCCTTCCGGGCAATCCCGACCGTATACCGACGATCGTCGCCCACTGGGACGACTACGAAATACAGGCCCACCATCGTGAGTATCGAACGGCGACGGGCACGTACGAGGGAACGCCGATCTCGGTGACGTCGACCGGGATCGGGAGTCCGTCAGCGGCGATCGCCGTCGAAGAACTTGCTCGTGTCGGCTGTGAGACGTTCATCCGCGTCGGCTCCTGCGGGGCGATCCAGCCCGAGATGGCCGTCGGAGATCTAGTTATCACGACTGGCGCAGTTCGTCAGGAGGGGACCAGCGACGAATACGTTCGAGAGGACTACCCCGCCACGGCTGACCACGAAGTCGTCAGTGCGCTCGTTGCGGCGGCCGAACGACTCGGCTACGACTACCACACCGGCGTTACGATGAGCGCAGACTCGTTTTACGCAGGTCAGGGCCGACCCGGATTCGAGGGATTCGAAGCCGCCGGGTCGGCCGACCTCGTCGACCAACTCAAAGCCGCGAACGTCAAAAACATCGAGATGGAGGCAAGCGCGATCCTGACGCTTGCAAGCGTCTACGGGCTCCGTGCGGGTGCCGTCTGTACCGTCTACGCTAACCGCGAAACCGGCGAGTTCCGAACCGAAGGCGAGTCACGCGCCGCCGAAACCGCGACGCTTGCGACACAGCTGCTCGCGAAAATGGACGCCGTCAAGCGCGACGCCGGCGTGGATCGCTGGCACGCCGGCCTCTCGCTCGAGGAGTAG